The Poseidonibacter lekithochrous region GGTTATGCTCCTCACGCTATAAAACTACAAGAATCTACAGACAAAAAGATATTAGCGCTAGGAGCAAATCAAAAAGCTACAATTAGTATTGCTTTTGAAAATAACTTAATATTATCTCCTCATATTGGAGATTTAAATTCTATAGAAGCAACGGAATATTTTATTAGAACTGTAGAGACATTTAAGAGATTTTATGACTTTGAACCTGATGTAATTGTTTGTGATAAACACCCAAATTATGAGAGTGTAAAATGGGCTAAAACTTTTGAAAATATAAAGCTAATTCAAGTACAACATCACTATGCTCATATCTTATCAACAATGGCAGAATATGATCTAAAAAAAGAAGTTTTAGGTATTGCTTTTGATGGTACAGGATATGGTGATGATGGAAATATTTGGGGTGGTGAATTCTTTGTTTGTGATAATAAAAAGTATGAAAGAGCATTCCAATTTAACTACTTTAAATTACTAGGTGGTGAAAAAGCTGTAAAAGAACCAAAGAGAATTGCTCTATCTTTGTTATTTGAATCATATACTAAAGAAGAGATTCTAAATCAAAAAAATAATGTAAGAGAAGCTTTTAGTGATAATGAAATCAACCTAATGCATACTATGTGGAGTAGAGGATTAAACGCACCACTTACAAGCTCAATAGGTAGATTATTTGATGCAGTAGCTTCAATAGCTGGCTTATATCAAGTACAAGATTATGAAGGACAAACAGGTCTTGCTATTGAGCAGAACTATAATAAAAATATAGATACTTGCTATTCATATACTATAGAGAATAAAATTATAGATATAAATCCTATGATAAAAGAGATATTAGAGGATAATGATGTAGAACTTATTTGTTCAAAGTTCATAAATACTCTATGTGATATCATCATAAATATCTCAAATCAATATGAAAAACTTCCTTTAGTTCTAAGTGGGGGAGTGTTCCAGAATAAAACTTTATTAGAATTACTTACTTCAAAACTAGACAAATTAAACAAAACTTATTACTACTCAAAAGATATTCCACTAAATGATGGCGGAATTTCTGTAGGTCAAATCTACCACATAATCTAATTTTTATTACTGCATTTTCCAAATAGAGTAGGGCTTTTTTGGAAAAATGCAGACTTTTATATATTTATATATTCAAGAATGTAACCCTTTGTATTTTTATACCATAAACTTAAATATTTATATTATACATATTGTCTTAATATTATATATCTAATAAACATATATAAAATGTATGAAAATAGTCTATATACCCTATATGTAAGCCTCTGTAGAAAAAATAATTTTTTGAAAAAATGATGAAAAATGACAATGAGTATTTAAGCATATTTTGAAAATATAAATAAAACATAATGTATATGTTTTAACCTAATATTATTTATACACTATTTTGAAGAAATCTAATATAAAACTTACTATGCTAAAATACAAAAAACATTCACAAGGTTAATTATGATTAAGACTACACATGAAATCTCAAGAGAAGATGGATACATCAAATACAACTTCTTTGAAATTCATCCTGATCTTGAAGCAATCATTGCTGAAGATTATTCAAAATATGGAACAGCCGATTTTGATAAACAAGAATATTGCGAAGCAATGTACAAGAAAAACTTTTATGATAAATATGACAAAAATACATATCAAATGGTTTATGACAAATATATCAATAATGAAAAGTTCAAAGAAAAAGCTATATTTATTTATAGCATTATTGATTATGATAAATATGTTAAATTTGTAGAGTTAAATGAAACTATTGAAAACCCAAATGAATTAATAATATCATATAATATTTTAGATAGCTCAGGTGTAAAAGTAAATATTTATACTTTAGGTATTACAGATATATCTTTTGTATTCTAATTAAAATAAAAGTACAAAACTAAAAAAGGGTAGATAAAAATAATTTTTTATCTACCCTTTTTTTATTCTTAAAATCTTTATAAAATAATTTTTATTTTCTCAGTAAGTCTAAGAAATAAATTCAACTACTTCTTTATAATCTAATCTGATTGAATCTCTAGGGTCTCTATTTCTATATCCTAATGGTAAAACTAAAGCTACTTGAAATGATGAGTTATTTAGTTCTAAAATCTCTTCAATTTTATCCTTTTCAAAACCTTCTAAGGGACAAGAATCTATTCCTTTTACAGCTGCCGCTGTCATCATATTTCCTATTGAAATATATGCTTGTTTTGAAGTCCAATGATAAATATCTTTATCATCTTTTAGATGTGTTTGAGAAAACTGTCCATACATATCAAGGAAAAAATTTAGAGTTTCATCTGGTAAATTTAATCTTTCAAATCTTTGTTTTGGAGTTCCTGATTTTATTTTGGCATCATCTATTCTTACTAAAACTACAACAAGATGTGAACATTGAGAAA contains the following coding sequences:
- a CDS encoding NAD(P)H-dependent oxidoreductase — its product is MNKTFEEAMNFRHACKEFDISRKIPKDDIEFVLNAGIQSPTSYGLEFTKYLVIENNELKNRIQNASMNQEQVSQCSHLVVVLVRIDDAKIKSGTPKQRFERLNLPDETLNFFLDMYGQFSQTHLKDDKDIYHWTSKQAYISIGNMMTAAAVKGIDSCPLEGFEKDKIEEILELNNSSFQVALVLPLGYRNRDPRDSIRLDYKEVVEFIS